One segment of Kryptolebias marmoratus isolate JLee-2015 linkage group LG23, ASM164957v2, whole genome shotgun sequence DNA contains the following:
- the stradb gene encoding STE20-related kinase adapter protein beta, whose protein sequence is MSFLDCSCISHAQVQPMDIEERYEDPSHQFLSCDGSEYTLQGPAGGDDVTGLSAEPAHYQLLSELGRGFNNLSQVTMARHIPTGQLVAVKQTNLDECTEEELLQLMNEVLLTRLFRHPNLLTSRLVFSSCCQLWVLTPLMAYGSADALLRTYFPDGMSESLIAYLLHGVLKALEYLHRMGYVHRGVKASHILLSGEGRVYLSGLHSVYSMMRDGKKLRAVFDMPHHSPALLPWLSPELLRQDLHGYGVKSDIYSLGIVACELVSGRVPFQDMPPTQMLLQKLRGSHCCLLDVAPYPLGELGGLKVSRSGVDSGIGESVAAGSLMHSAAVATALADRPQSPGPKNHSATLHNLVQLCLQQQPERRPSASELLSHAFVKQVKKHTRDSFLSLVYPAVPLSSPEDPPVSSPPGPSCHVLSPVGGSDAAWDFSE, encoded by the exons agctGCGACGGTTCCGAGTACACTCTACAAGGGCCAGCAGGTGGCGACGACGTCACCGGGCTGTCGGCCGAGCCGGCGCACTACCAGCTGCTGTCTGAGCTGG GGAGGGGCTTCAACAACCTGAGCCAGGTGACCATGGCCCGCCACATCCCCACGGGCCAGCTGGTGGCAGTCAAGCAAACCAACCTGGACGAGTGCACGGAGGAGGAACTGCTGCAGCTCATG AACGAGGTTTTGCTCACTCGGCTCTTCCGGCACCCGAACCTGCTGACGTCTCGCCTGGTCTTCAGCTCCTGCTGCCAGCTCTGGGTCCTCACGCCGCTCATGGCCTACG GTTCTGCTGATGCCTTACTGAGGACGTATTTCCCCGATGGGATGAGCGAATCCCTGATAGCGTACCTGCTGCACGGTGTTCTGAAAGCGCTGGAGTACCTGCACCGGATGGGCTACGTTCACCG GGGGGTGAAGGCCAGTCACATCCTGCTCTCGGGGGAGGGGCGGGTCTACCTGTCGGGACTCCACAGCGTCTACAGCATGATGCGCGACGGGAAGAAGCTGCGGGCCGTGTTCGACATGCCCCACCACAGCCCGGCGCTGCTGCCGTGGCTCAGCCCCGAGCTGCTGCGACAG GACCTGCACGGTTACGGCGTGAAGTCGGACATCTACAGCCTGGGGATCGTCGCCTGTGAGCTGGTCAGCGGTCGGGTGCCCTTCCAGGACATGCCGCCCACTCAG ATGCTGCTGCAGAAGCTGCGCGGCTCCCACTGCTGCCTGCTCGACGTCGCCCCCTACCCGCTCGGGGAGCTCGGCGGCCTGAAGGTGTCGCGGTCCGGCGTGGACTCGGGCATCGGGGAGAGCGTGGCCGCGGGCAGCCTGATGCACAGCGCCGCAGTCGCCACCGCCCTGGCCGACCGGCCTCAGAGCCCCGGACCCAAAAACCACTCGGCCACGCTGCACAACCTGGTGCAGCTGTGCCTGCAACAGCAGCCCGAGCGCAG ACCGTCTGCATCCGAACTGCTGAGCCACGCCTTCGTCAAGCAG GTGAAGAAGCACACCAGAGACTCCTTCCTCAGCCTCGTGTACCCAGCCGTGCCCCTCTCGAGCCCCGAGGACCCCCCGGTGTCGAGCCCCCCGGGCCCGTCGTGCCACGTGCTGTCGCCGGTCGGCGGCAGCGACGCCGCGTGGGACTTCTCAGAGTAG